Below is a genomic region from Sulfitobacter guttiformis.
ATCCACAACACGCCGACCACGCCAGAAAACACGAGAAAAATCACAATCGACGTCAGATAGGCCCGCGTACGGATACGCCTGCGCGCGGCCTCGAACGAATTTTCGGTCATATCTGCAAACTGCTTGCGGCTCGCACTCTCGTGGGTGAAGGCCTGTACCGTTTGTACCGCACTCAAACTCTCGGAGGCATTGCCGGACGAGGCCGCGATCCAGTCCTGATTCTCGCGGCTAATCACCCGAAGACGGCGACCCAGCACCAGAATTGGAACAACCACCAGCGGCACAATCAGTAAAACCAGTCCCGCCAGCTTGGCCGAGGTCAGCAACATCAGGATCAAACCGCCAACAAATGTTAGAAAATTTCGCAACGCAATCGAGATACTCGAACCGATGACACTCAGAATCAAGGTGGTGTCGGTGGTAATCCTGCTCAAAACTTCACCGGTCATGATCCGCTCGTAGAACACGGGGCTCATCGAGATTACGCGATCAAACGTGGCCTTGCGGATGTCTGCGACCACTCTCTCTCCCAGCCGCGTCACCAGCGCGTAGCGCAGCGCAGAGCCGATAGCCAACAGACCTGCAATCGCCAATGCGGCTATGAAATACTGATCCAACAGCGCTTCTTCACCCACATTGAAGGTGTCGATTACGCGGCGGACGGCAAGCGGCAGCGCGAGAGAAATCATCGCAGTGGCCACCAATGCGGTCAAAGCTGCGGCCATTAGAATGCGATAAGGTCGCAGAAACGGAACAAGTGCGCGTAATGCCCCGATCTGGCGCGAGGTCGCGCGTTCTTCGGTGGCCGAGGGAGGGGGCGTGGAAGCATCCGCCATGCGCTGTCCTTTACAAAATCTTGCACCGCTTAGTGGCGCGCAGACTGCGCAGGGTCAAGCGCTGCACTGTCGCATCAGTCTTGGGGAAGTTTTTGGAGCGGGCGGAGGGAATCGAACCCTCATCTTCAGTTTGGAAAACTGAGGTCTTAACCATTACACAACGCCCGCGCTGATGCTTGGGTATGACATCACCGGCGGAGCGTCAAGATGGAGCGACGTTAGATTTGCACGGAATTTATCCTATCTTCCGACAACCTGCCCCAGCAGACCCGGTACGGCGGCGCTCAAACCGGTTTTGCGCGCCAGTTGCCAGCCCAGCACCTGATTGCTTGACAGGCACGGCAGGCCTGTTGCGGCCTCGATGCGTCCGATCACATCAAGCGTCCGCAAGTTTGTACAGGAAAGAAATACGCCCTGATTCTCGCCCTGCGCAGCCAGATCACAGGCTGCCTCGAGAATGGAATCGGCGGAAATACGAACAACACTTGCTTCGTCCGCTTCCTCGAAACTGCCGAAAGCCTGCGTCTCGATGCCCGCAACGCCTAACGCGGCGCGCAGGCGATCCGATACATCCGCCGTGTAGGGCGATAAAAATGCCAACCGCTTTAGATGGAGCACCCTGCACGCTGCAATTAACGCACTCAGCGGATCCGCGACATGCGCAGTCTGCACCCCCGCCCCGATCAGTTGCGCGACCTGAAGAGAGCCAATCTGCGCCGAGGCCGATGTACAGCCGTAGCCTACAGCGGCATAGGGCAGCGCCTGAGGTAAAAGACCCGCAGCACCGGTCAAATGGGCCGACATGGCGCGCAGGCTGTCGGGGGTGACCTGCGGCGCGCTTGGGACGCGGCTCACATAGAGCGGCACACCAGCAGGCAGAATACGGCGCAGATCGCCCTCAATCGTCTCGTCGGTTTGCAAGACGATCAAACCCAATGGTGGCGGCCCGTCCGGCACCCGGGTATAAGAATAACGCGTCACAGGATCACGATCTCGCGCCCTGCGCGCGGGGACAGAAAGCGCGGCGCACCATTCGTGATTACGATATTTTCCTCATGCACCATCATCCTGCCCTCACCCGTTGTAATCCCCGGCTCGAGTGTGATGACCATGCCCGCCTCCAGCACCGTATGATCCGCGGGGACAAGTGAAAGCCCTTCGGTCAATTGCATGCCCAAGCCGTGCCCAAGTCGCCCCGCATCAGAGCCAACACCGCCCCCTGTTACAATCAGGTCCATCGCGCGAAAAAGCTGTGCGGCAGTCGTGCCCGGCCGTGCAATATCTGCAGCCGCATCGACCGCATCAATAAGACGTGCATGGGCCGACTGCGTCTGTGCAGAAGCGGGGCCTACACTGAAATTCCTGTCGAAATCACTGAAATAGCCGTCGCGTACAAGGCCCGTGTCGAGCATCAGCACATCACCCCAAGCCAGTGGCACATCACTGGCAGGCGAAATCACATCGCCGTACCCTCCCTGCGCCGATGCCCCTGCCAGATAGGGCACCCAGTCGGCTCCCTCCTCAAGGCACATGCGCTGAAAGTCACGGAAAACCCGT
It encodes:
- a CDS encoding maleate cis-trans isomerase family protein, encoding MTRYSYTRVPDGPPPLGLIVLQTDETIEGDLRRILPAGVPLYVSRVPSAPQVTPDSLRAMSAHLTGAAGLLPQALPYAAVGYGCTSASAQIGSLQVAQLIGAGVQTAHVADPLSALIAACRVLHLKRLAFLSPYTADVSDRLRAALGVAGIETQAFGSFEEADEASVVRISADSILEAACDLAAQGENQGVFLSCTNLRTLDVIGRIEAATGLPCLSSNQVLGWQLARKTGLSAAVPGLLGQVVGR
- a CDS encoding M24 family metallopeptidase — its product is MQRGFAQTEYEARTRRAQALMQAANLDAILLTTEADVRYFSGFLTRFWESPSRPWFLVLPAEGKPVAVIPAIGAALMGQTWIDDIRTWRAPDLTDDGVSLLMETLNELGSATIGTPMGYESHLRMPLADWGRVQAGLHGTVQSEAGIVARLRAVKSKVEIEKIAEACAIAGRAFARVPEIAAQGVALSRVFRDFQRMCLEEGADWVPYLAGASAQGGYGDVISPASDVPLAWGDVLMLDTGLVRDGYFSDFDRNFSVGPASAQTQSAHARLIDAVDAAADIARPGTTAAQLFRAMDLIVTGGGVGSDAGRLGHGLGMQLTEGLSLVPADHTVLEAGMVITLEPGITTGEGRMMVHEENIVITNGAPRFLSPRAGREIVIL